The Anguilla anguilla isolate fAngAng1 chromosome 4, fAngAng1.pri, whole genome shotgun sequence genome has a window encoding:
- the mafaa gene encoding transcription factor MafAa translates to MATDLAMSAELPNSPLAIEYVNDFDLMKFEVKKEPPEAERYCHRLPPGSLSSTPISTPCSSVPSSPSFCAPSPGVQSGQNPGSGVNSSSNNGSSSSSHGQSSAGKPQLEDLYWIPNYQHHLNPEALNLTPEDAVEALIGNAHHHHHHHHHQAYEGFRGQQYAGEDLSAAANGHHHQVHHHHHHGHHARLEDRFSDEQLVSMTVRELNRQLRGFSKEEVIRLKQKRRTLKNRGYAQSCRYKRVQQRHMLESEKCTLQSQVEQLKQDVARLAKERDLYKEKYEKLASRTYSGNGTRDPPNGSHGKATSTEFFM, encoded by the coding sequence ATGGCCACCGACCTCGCCATGAGCGCAGAGTTACCGAACAGCCCCCTGGCCATCGAGTACGTCAACGACTTCGATCTCATGAAGTTCGAGGTGAAGAAGGAGCCGCCGGAGGCGGAGCGGTACTGCCACCGCCTGCCCCCGGGCTCGCTGTCCTCCACCCCGATTAGCACGCCCTGCTCCTCCGTGCCTTCGTCGCCCAGTTTCTGCGCGCCCAGCCCCGGGGTGCAGTCGGGCCAGAACCCCGGCAGCGGcgtcaacagcagcagcaacaacggcagcagcagcagcagccacggCCAGAGCTCCGCCGGGAAGCCGCAGCTGGAGGACCTATACTGGATTCCCAACTACCAGCACCACCTGAATCCCGAGGCTCTCAACCTGACGCCGGAGGACGCCGTCGAAGCCCTCATCGGAAACgcgcaccaccaccaccatcaccaccaccaccaagccTACGAGGGCTTCCGCGGGCAGCAGTACGCGGGAGAGGACCTGTCAGCGGCGGCCAATGGGCACCACCACCAGgtccatcaccaccaccaccatggccACCACGCCCGGCTGGAGGATCGCTTCTCGGACGAGCAGCTGGTCAGCATGACGGTGCGGGAGCTCAACCGCCAGCTGAGAGGCTTCAGCAAGGAGGAGGTCATCCGCCTCAAGCAGAAGCGGCGTACCCTGAAGAACCGGGGTTACGCGCAGTCCTGCCGCTACAAGCGCGTGCAGCAGCGGCACATGCTGGAGAGCGAGAAGTGCACGCTCCAGAGCCAAGtggagcagctgaagcaggACGTCGCGCGTCTGGCCAAGGAGAGGGATCTGTACAAGGAGAAGTACGAGAAGCTCGCGAGCCGGACCTACAGCGGGAACGGCACCAGGGACCCCCCCAACGGCAGCCACGGGAAAGCCACCTCCACGGAATTCTTTATGTGA